In Exiguobacterium sibiricum 7-3, a genomic segment contains:
- a CDS encoding peptide ABC transporter substrate-binding protein, whose product MKTKKTLALVGALAIAGSSLAACTSTDDSKDTSGSKDTKKASDKQVLNLTSGSDIPALSPTVATDSVSFTVLNNVQEGLFRLDEKQEPTPGVAESVDVSEDGLTYTFKLRDSKWSDGSDVTAKDFEYAWKRVLDPKSGSQYAYIMYIIDGAEAYNTGKGKPADVGVKAVDDKTLEVKLTQPAEYFKALTGFGSFMPLKQEFVEEKGKDFATNPENFLYNGPFQLTDWKTEVGWSYKKNDQYWDADTVKLEEVNYKVVKEVSTAVNLYEKGDIDTVGLTSEFVDQYKDSEDFDTRLDASMYYIQMNFKNELLKNKDIRKAIDSGYDKEQMAKVLLNNGSIPAYYYVPKEFAKGPDGKDFRDGNEGFGSYDASSAKSSFEKGLKDIGKKSVKLELLSYDDDNSKKISEYLKGEWEKNLPGLEVTIKQQPFKNKLDLESKGQFELSFAGWGPDYQDPMTFLDMWMTDGPYNRGKYSSDKYDSLIKSAMKETDAAKRWQSLKDAEKVLLEDDQAISVMYQRGASLLRKPYVKGIVNHKVGADTSFKWTYIEGK is encoded by the coding sequence ATGAAGACGAAAAAAACACTTGCACTCGTTGGTGCGCTAGCCATCGCCGGATCAAGCCTCGCTGCTTGTACATCGACAGATGATTCAAAAGATACTTCAGGTTCGAAAGACACGAAAAAGGCGTCGGACAAACAGGTCCTCAACCTGACAAGCGGTTCAGACATCCCGGCACTCAGCCCGACTGTCGCAACGGACTCGGTTTCATTCACAGTCTTAAACAACGTGCAGGAAGGTCTTTTCCGTCTTGATGAGAAACAAGAGCCGACACCTGGTGTTGCGGAAAGTGTAGACGTCTCTGAAGATGGTCTTACATACACATTCAAACTGCGTGATTCGAAATGGTCGGACGGCAGTGACGTCACGGCAAAAGACTTCGAATATGCTTGGAAACGTGTCCTTGATCCGAAAAGCGGATCGCAATATGCGTACATCATGTATATCATCGATGGTGCTGAAGCCTACAATACAGGAAAAGGAAAACCGGCTGACGTTGGTGTCAAAGCGGTTGACGACAAGACACTCGAAGTCAAACTGACACAACCTGCCGAGTACTTCAAAGCGCTGACTGGCTTCGGTTCATTCATGCCGCTGAAACAGGAATTCGTCGAAGAAAAAGGAAAAGACTTCGCGACGAATCCGGAGAACTTCCTCTACAACGGACCGTTCCAACTGACGGACTGGAAAACAGAGGTCGGCTGGAGCTACAAGAAAAACGATCAGTACTGGGATGCCGATACGGTCAAACTGGAAGAAGTGAACTACAAAGTTGTTAAAGAAGTCTCGACTGCCGTCAACCTGTATGAAAAAGGCGACATCGATACAGTCGGTCTGACAAGTGAATTCGTTGATCAGTACAAAGACAGTGAAGATTTCGATACACGTCTTGACGCTTCAATGTACTATATCCAAATGAACTTCAAGAACGAACTGCTCAAAAATAAAGACATCCGTAAAGCAATCGATTCCGGGTACGACAAAGAACAGATGGCGAAAGTCCTCTTAAACAACGGATCGATCCCTGCTTACTACTATGTACCAAAAGAATTCGCTAAAGGTCCGGACGGAAAAGACTTCCGTGACGGCAACGAAGGTTTCGGATCATACGATGCTTCGTCAGCTAAATCTTCGTTCGAAAAAGGTCTCAAGGATATCGGTAAGAAATCCGTCAAGCTTGAGCTTCTTTCGTACGATGACGACAACTCGAAGAAAATCTCCGAGTACCTCAAAGGCGAGTGGGAGAAAAACCTTCCAGGTCTTGAAGTTACAATCAAACAGCAACCGTTCAAAAACAAATTGGACCTTGAGTCTAAAGGTCAGTTCGAACTTTCATTCGCCGGATGGGGCCCTGACTACCAGGATCCAATGACATTCCTCGATATGTGGATGACTGATGGGCCGTACAACCGTGGTAAGTACTCAAGCGACAAGTACGATTCACTCATCAAGTCGGCGATGAAAGAAACAGATGCTGCAAAACGTTGGCAGTCACTGAAAGATGCGGAGAAAGTCTTACTTGAAGACGACCAAGCCATCTCAGTCATGTACCAACGCGGTGCTTCCCTCTTACGTAAACCTTACGTCAAAGGAATCGTCAACCACAAAGTCGGTGCGGATACTTCGTTCAAGTGGACGTACATCGAAGGAAAATAA
- the bcp gene encoding thioredoxin-dependent thiol peroxidase — MSTLDFTLPNAQGDMISLSDFHGKKVIVYFYPKDSTPGCTTEACDFRDASAAFAAKNTVILGISADSQKRHQNFISKYELPFELLSDVDHAICEQYGVWQLKKNYGKEYYGIVRSTFLINESGELIQEWRSVKVKDHVSEALSFLEQSN; from the coding sequence ATGAGCACACTCGATTTTACACTCCCGAATGCGCAGGGAGACATGATCTCATTAAGTGATTTCCATGGGAAAAAAGTTATTGTCTACTTTTATCCGAAAGACTCGACACCCGGTTGTACGACGGAGGCCTGTGATTTCCGTGATGCTTCCGCAGCATTCGCTGCAAAGAACACGGTCATTCTCGGCATTTCGGCTGACAGTCAAAAGCGTCACCAGAATTTTATATCAAAATACGAACTTCCGTTCGAATTATTGTCTGATGTCGATCATGCCATCTGTGAACAATACGGTGTCTGGCAACTGAAGAAGAATTACGGAAAGGAATATTATGGAATCGTCCGTTCCACTTTTTTAATCAATGAATCCGGTGAATTGATTCAGGAATGGCGCTCCGTTAAGGTCAAAGATCACGTCTCAGAAGCACTTTCTTTCCTCGAACAATCGAATTGA